The following are encoded in a window of Nocardioides houyundeii genomic DNA:
- a CDS encoding SDR family NAD(P)-dependent oxidoreductase encodes MQRTAVVTGASSGIGAATARALAAQGFHVICAARRFEQLTVLAEEIGGTAVACDVTSAESVAGLAKAVGPQLEVLVNNAGGAFGLDPVDAADPDQWQRMYDVNVLGVLRVTQALLPALRASGDAVIVNVGSTAGRVAYEGGAGYTAAKHGLKVLTETLRLELNGEPIRISEVAPGMVATEEFSLVRFDGDASRAAAVYDGVPDPLVADDVADAIAWIATRPSHVNIDELVIKPRAQAAQHKVHRV; translated from the coding sequence ATTCAGCGCACGGCAGTCGTCACCGGGGCCAGCAGCGGGATCGGCGCCGCCACCGCGCGGGCGCTGGCCGCCCAGGGCTTCCACGTCATCTGCGCGGCGCGCAGGTTCGAGCAGCTCACCGTCCTGGCCGAGGAGATCGGCGGCACCGCGGTGGCCTGCGACGTCACCTCCGCGGAGTCGGTGGCCGGGCTGGCCAAGGCGGTCGGACCGCAGCTGGAGGTCCTGGTCAACAACGCCGGCGGCGCTTTCGGGCTGGACCCGGTCGACGCGGCCGACCCCGACCAGTGGCAGCGGATGTACGACGTCAACGTGCTCGGCGTGCTGCGTGTGACCCAGGCCCTGCTGCCCGCGCTGCGCGCCTCCGGCGACGCGGTCATCGTCAACGTCGGCTCGACCGCGGGCCGCGTCGCCTACGAGGGCGGCGCCGGCTACACCGCCGCCAAGCACGGGCTGAAGGTGCTCACCGAGACGCTGCGCCTGGAGCTCAACGGCGAGCCCATCCGGATCAGCGAGGTGGCACCCGGCATGGTCGCCACCGAGGAGTTCTCGCTGGTCCGCTTCGACGGTGACGCCTCCCGCGCCGCGGCGGTGTACGACGGCGTACCCGACCCCCTGGTCGCCGACGACGTCGCCGACGCCATCGCCTGGATCGCGACCCGCCCCTCGCACGTCAACATCGACGAGCTGGTGATCAAGCCGCGGGCGCAGGCGGCCCAGCACAAGGTGCACCGGGTGTGA